A region of Streptomyces deccanensis DNA encodes the following proteins:
- a CDS encoding aldehyde dehydrogenase family protein: MKTNALTGGQPDIAPAADTVARLRATFNTGRTKPVAWRKQQLQALRRLLTEHEDTFAQALHTDLGKSATESHMAEIGFLVREIDHTLRHLDRWLRPKRASVPLSLMPSRAWTVREPLGVVLVIAPWNYPVNLALAPVIGALAAGNAVILKPSEVAPATSAVLAHWLPRVLDPQAVAVVEGGVEETTALLEQRFDHIFYTGNGAVGRIVMTAAARHLTPVTLELGGKSPAVVEPGTDLATAARRIALGKFMNAGQTCVAPDYVLAIGEAGAEIEAHLTQAVHEMYGTDPARSNDYGRIVNERHFDRLAALLNDGRTVVGGDHDRDTRYIAPTVLADVDPDSPVMRDEIFGPILPIVRVPDLDAAIAFITERDKPLALYAFTASKRSKRRLTAETSSGGLVFGLSLLQLGALDLPFGGVGESGMGRYHGSYSLDTFSHIKAVLDKPLKPDTLGVATPPYTRGKDRILRRIT; this comes from the coding sequence ATGAAGACCAACGCACTCACCGGCGGTCAGCCGGACATCGCCCCTGCGGCGGACACCGTCGCGCGACTGCGTGCCACGTTCAACACCGGCCGCACCAAGCCCGTCGCCTGGCGCAAGCAGCAACTGCAGGCGCTGAGGCGGCTGCTGACGGAGCATGAGGACACGTTCGCTCAGGCGCTGCACACCGACCTCGGCAAGAGCGCGACCGAGTCCCACATGGCGGAGATCGGCTTCCTCGTCAGGGAGATCGACCACACCCTGCGTCATCTCGACCGGTGGCTGCGTCCGAAGAGGGCCTCCGTGCCCCTGTCGCTGATGCCGTCCCGGGCCTGGACCGTGCGTGAGCCGCTGGGCGTCGTGCTGGTCATCGCCCCCTGGAACTACCCGGTCAACCTGGCGCTCGCGCCGGTCATCGGCGCCCTGGCCGCCGGCAACGCCGTCATCCTCAAGCCCAGCGAGGTCGCCCCCGCGACCTCGGCCGTGCTCGCCCACTGGCTGCCCCGGGTCCTGGACCCGCAGGCCGTGGCTGTCGTCGAGGGAGGCGTGGAGGAGACGACCGCCCTGCTGGAACAGCGCTTCGACCACATCTTCTACACCGGCAACGGCGCGGTCGGGCGCATCGTCATGACCGCCGCGGCCCGCCATCTCACCCCGGTCACCCTGGAGTTGGGCGGCAAGAGCCCCGCCGTCGTCGAACCCGGCACCGACCTCGCCACGGCCGCCCGCCGCATCGCCCTGGGCAAGTTCATGAACGCGGGCCAGACCTGCGTCGCACCCGACTACGTGCTGGCGATAGGTGAGGCGGGCGCCGAGATAGAGGCGCACCTGACGCAGGCGGTCCACGAGATGTACGGCACCGATCCGGCCCGCAGCAACGACTACGGCCGTATCGTCAACGAGCGCCACTTCGACCGACTGGCCGCGCTGCTGAACGACGGCCGGACCGTCGTCGGCGGCGACCACGACCGCGACACCCGTTACATCGCCCCGACCGTGCTCGCCGACGTCGACCCCGACTCCCCGGTGATGCGCGACGAGATCTTCGGCCCCATCCTGCCCATCGTCCGGGTCCCCGACCTGGACGCGGCGATCGCCTTCATCACCGAACGGGACAAGCCGCTGGCCCTGTACGCCTTCACCGCCTCCAAGCGCTCCAAGCGGCGCCTGACCGCGGAGACCTCCTCCGGCGGCCTGGTCTTCGGCCTCTCGCTCCTCCAACTCGGCGCGCTCGACCTGCCCTTCGGCGGCGTCGGCGAGAGCGGCATGGGCCGCTACCACGGCTCGTACTCCCTGGACACCTTCAGCCACATCAAGGCCGTCCTCGACAAGCCACTCAAGCCCGACACACTGGGCGTGGCCACTCCGCCCTACACCCGCGGCAAGGACCGCATCCTGCGACGCATCACGTGA
- a CDS encoding XdhC family protein, translating to MLDIAQELSDWAARGRDFAVATVVAVTGSAPRPAGATLAVASDGTVIGSVSGGCVEGAVYELCLQALRDGAPVLERFGYSDADAFAVGLTCGGIIDILVTRVRAGTADADVVAAALAEASAGAPVALARIVDGSGELTARPLLVRPDGSHEGSLGGRPALDAAAAAAARAMLDAGRTGTMTIAEGGSHCEGPVTLLVESSVPPPRMIVFGAIDFAGALVRIGKFLGYRVTVCDARPVFATATRFPEADEVVVDWPHRFLETADVDGRTVLCVLTHDAKFDVPLLRIALRLPVAYVGAMGSRRTHEDRTRHLRAAGVTELQLARLRSPIGLDLGARTPEETALAIAAEIVADRRGGSGMPLTGTDGPIHHDASVFTPA from the coding sequence ATGTTGGACATCGCCCAAGAGCTCAGCGACTGGGCCGCTCGCGGGCGCGATTTCGCCGTCGCCACGGTGGTGGCCGTCACCGGCAGCGCACCGCGCCCGGCCGGCGCCACCCTCGCCGTCGCCAGCGACGGCACGGTCATCGGTTCCGTCTCCGGCGGATGTGTCGAGGGCGCCGTGTACGAGTTGTGTCTGCAGGCACTCCGGGACGGCGCGCCGGTCCTCGAACGCTTCGGATACAGCGATGCGGACGCCTTCGCCGTCGGCCTGACCTGTGGCGGCATCATCGACATCCTGGTCACCCGGGTACGTGCCGGGACGGCGGACGCCGACGTTGTCGCGGCGGCGCTGGCCGAGGCCTCGGCCGGCGCGCCGGTGGCGCTGGCCCGCATCGTCGACGGGTCCGGCGAGCTGACAGCGCGGCCCCTTCTCGTACGGCCTGATGGTTCCCACGAGGGCTCCCTCGGCGGCCGCCCTGCGCTGGACGCCGCCGCGGCCGCCGCGGCCCGCGCCATGCTTGACGCAGGCCGGACCGGCACCATGACCATCGCCGAGGGTGGCTCGCACTGCGAGGGCCCAGTCACGTTGCTCGTCGAATCGAGCGTTCCACCTCCCCGCATGATCGTCTTCGGGGCGATCGACTTCGCCGGCGCGCTGGTGCGGATCGGCAAGTTCCTCGGCTACCGCGTCACGGTCTGCGACGCCCGCCCCGTGTTTGCCACAGCCACCCGGTTCCCGGAGGCGGACGAGGTCGTCGTCGACTGGCCCCACCGCTTCCTGGAGACCGCCGACGTCGACGGCCGAACCGTGCTGTGCGTGCTGACCCACGACGCCAAGTTCGACGTACCCCTGCTCCGGATCGCGCTGCGGCTACCGGTCGCCTACGTCGGCGCGATGGGTTCACGCCGCACCCACGAGGACCGCACACGACACCTGCGTGCGGCCGGAGTCACCGAGCTCCAACTGGCCCGCCTACGCTCGCCGATCGGCCTGGACCTGGGCGCCCGGACACCGGAAGAGACCGCCCTGGCCATCGCGGCGGAAATCGTCGCCGACCGGCGCGGCGGCAGCGGCATGCCGCTGACCGGTACGGACGGCCCGATTCACCACGACGCGAGCGTGTTCACCCCTGCCTGA